One Chondrinema litorale genomic window, ATGATAAAGTAGAGTTTATAGATGTTTGGGATTCTATGTTGGGAGATGAGGGAAAACCCCTTGCTAATATCTTTCTTGAAGATGGATTGCATATGAATGCAAATGGCTATGTGATTTGGCAAAAGAAAATTGCTCCATATTTAAAGTAAAGTCAGCAATTACATATCTATCTCTTATCAAACTGAAACTAGTGATGAAATTAATAAATCATAGAAATTCCCTTAAAAGCACATTATATCTGTTAGTTTTTGCCAGCATTACTATCTTAAATTATACAGTGAATGCACAAAGCAAAAAAGACAAATCCTTCCCCAAAGTGGTGAAAGAAAATGGCAAATACACCTATTATGTAGATAATAAACCATATTTGATTCTAGGCGGTCAATTATGGAACTCGAGTGCTTGGCCTGATGTGTTGAGCAAAGAATGGTCGCAATTAAAAGAACTAAACTGTAATACTTTAGAAGCGCCAGTTTACTGGGAAAACATTGAACCAGAGCCTGGTAAATTCAATTTTAATGAGGTCGATTCTCTTATCCTAGGTGCTAGGAGAAATAATTTGAGAGTTATCATCTTATGGTTTGGATCATTCAAAAATGGGAGCATGAGTTATGTGCCTACTTGGATGAAAGAAGATATTGAAAAATATCCACGGATGGAGAACAGCGGAGGAGAGCCGATACAAGTACTTTCTGTTTTGTCTGAGGAAAATTTAAATGCAGATAAAAATGCATTCGTCGCCTTAATGAAACACATCAAAGAAATTGACTCTAAAGACAAAACAGTAATTATGATGCAGGTCGAAAACGAGTCTGGCAGTTTGGGTACAGATCGAGATTATTCTGCCAAAGCCAATGAAGTTTTTGAGCAGTCTGTACCAGAGAAATTAGTAAGCGGACTGGGTAAAGAATCTGGAAATTGGGATGCAGTTTTTGGTGTTGAAGCTGCCGAAGCATTCAATGCATATCACATTGCAACATATATTAATGCAATTGCAAAAGCGGGTAAAGAAGTTTATCCGCTACCGATGTACACCAATGTTTGGACTCGCGAAAACCATTTCGAAAGACCGGGAGAGTATCCGAGTGGTGGCCCCACTAGTAATATGATTCCAGTTTGGAAAGTGGCTGCACCAGAAATGTTTACTTTGGCACTCGATGTTTATCATCAAAACATAGAATCTTTTAAAGATAGATGCAAAAAATACAGCCGAGAAGATAACCCGCTATTTATAGCCGAAATGGGAAATGGAGATGTTTTCGCTCGTTACCAGTTTTATGCTTTGGCAGATTATAATGCAATGGGAGTAGCACCTTATGGTGTCGATCCTTTTCACTTAAGTCCGCATGATAAAAGGGATAAGGAACACCTCGATAACAAGCTACAGTACATCGCGTCTAATTTTAGCTTGTTTAACAAAGCCATGCCGCAGATTTTAAAGATGCAGGCAAATGGCAATTTACAATGTGCTGTACAAGAAGAAGGCCTTCGAGAGAAACTACTCCATTTTAAAGGTTATGATTTACTTTTTCAATTTGGCTTTCCTACTTATAAAGAACACAATGATAAAACTGGAAGGGTACTTATCGGGCAAGTCGCTGAGGATGAATTTGTGCTAATTGGGTTCGATGCAAAATTTATTTTTAGACCCACTTATGGTTCGGGTTTTAACAAAGCAGAATATGTAACTATTGAAGATGGCTATTACGATACAGAAGGTAATTGGCATAAAGTAAGAAACTGGAATGGAGATGCGGCATATCATTCAACATTGCCACCAGATGGTAGGATTCTGAAAATCAAATTGCAAAGATTAAAGACATCAAAAGAGATGACAATAAAACCCAATTTTGAAAAATAGATACAAGCAAATTTAAACTCACAACACAAAGTAATGAAGATGAAACTATACGCAATACTGCTTTCAATTCTTTTTTTAGCAGGATGTGCACAAGAAACTGCAATTAGAGAGCAAAATAAAAAGCCGAATGTTGTAATCATTTTTGCAGATGATTTGGGCTATGGCGATTTAAGTATTTACGGACACCCCACTATAAAAACACCGAATCTAGATAAGCTGGCAACTGAAGGGCAGAAGTGGACAAACTTTTATGCATCGTCAAGCATTTGTACCCCAAGTAGAACCGGTTTACTTACCGGAAGATTACCAATTAGAAGTGGCATGTGTAGCAACGAAAGAGGCGTATTGTTTCCAGATTCAAAAGGGGGAATTCCAGAATACGAGATATTAATATCAGAATTACTAAAAGAGCAGGGCTACAAAACTGCTTGTGTGGGTAAATGGCATCTGGGGCATTTGCCTCAGTATTTGCCCACTAGTAATGGCTTCGATTCTTATTACGGCATTCCATATAGCAATGATATGGATAGAATTGATGGAGCAGGTTTTAATGAGACTGGCCCACATCCAGAAGTAAAATATTTTAATGTTCCTTTGATGAAAAATGAAGAAATTATCGAACGTCCTGCGAACCAACATACCATAGTTTCAAGATATACAGATGAGTCTATCAAGTTTATTAAAGAGAATAAAGATGAACCATTTTTTCTTTATTTAGCACATTCTCTTCCCCATGTTCCTTTGTTTGCATCAGAAAAATTTGAAGGTACAAGTAAGCGTGGTTTGTATGGTGATGTAGTAGAAGAAATAGATTGGAGTGTTGGTAAGATTATTTCTGCTTTAAAAGAGAATGGTTTAGACAAAAATACTTTGGTAGTCTTCACTTCTGATAATGGGCCTTGGTTGCATTTTAATGAAGCTGGCGGTTCTGCTGGATTATTGAGAGAGGGGAAAGGTACTTCATACGAAGGAGGAATGCGTGAGCCGGGTATTTTTTGGTGGCCAGAAAAAGTGAAACCGAGTGTAATTACAGACATGGGTTCTACGCTTGATTTATTTCCTACCATTTGTAAAATAACAGGTATGGATGTGCCTATGGATAGAATTTATGATGGTGTAGATATTAGTCAAGTTTTATTTGAAGAAAAGCCTACGCAAAGAGACGAGATTTTTTATTACGATAATGAAGAGCTTTTTGCCATTAGAAAAGGTAAATGGAAAATACATTATGCTACCAGAGAAAATGCCTACAGCAAAGAAGTGAAAATTGTAAAACACGATCCACCATTATTGTATAATTTGGAAGTAGATCCATCAGAAAAATACAATCTGGCAGCAGACAATGCAGAACTGATCGAAAAATTTTCACATATTAAAGATGCACATTTAAGTTCTGTAGAGCCTGTAGAAGATCAATTAGTGTTGAGGTAAAATTAGGATAATGACCTACAGTTTTGCTTAGGTTAGCAAAGTATTCCCTTTTTAGTATAACACAATAATGGAAATTTACAAAAAGCGTCGTGTACATTTCTTAATAAGCGTACACGACCCGATTTATCTTACATCTAGTTATTATTTTATGAAAATTACCTATATTATTGTAGAGAACTGAGACGATTTTTAACAACTACAGTACTTTTTTAGCTATTGGCATTACTTAAGTACATCAGAATAACCAAAAACAACCATGGCATGAAAGCTATTTCTGATAAGGAAAATCAACGCAATAAACAAGTATATCTACAAATCAACAGGGCACTAATTACGAAGAACGATAGAGAAATATGGGCAGAATTTAAACAGGGGAAACCCGAAGCATTCCACTATATTTATAAAACCTATTTTTCTATTTTGTTTAATTATGGCTGCCAGATTACGCAAGACAAAGAGTTGATTAAAGATCTAATTCAAGATGTATTTGTTGAGCTGAATGAAAAGAAAAAGCGTTTGGGCGATGTGAATAATATAAAATTTTATCTGTTTAAATCGCTTAAAAGAAAAATATTAGCTCTCAGCAAAAAGAAATTTTTATCAAAATCCCCAGACTTCCTAAATACAATAAAATCTTTTGCAATTACCATCCCCCACGAAGAAAAAATAATATCTACTGAAACGGAAGAAAATAGGAAAAACTTGTTAGATGAAGCCTACAGTAAACTTTCCGTTAGGCAGAGAGAAGTACTCATGTATTATTTTTATGAAGACATGTCTTACGATGAAATTTCTGAATTAATGGATTTCTCTAAAAATGAACATGCTCGAAAACTTGTATATAGAGCGGTGTGTAAGTTAAAAGAAGAAATAGAAAGAAAAAAAGCAATTTTACTCATTAGCATTCCAGTTTTAGTATTAATAATATTATTTTTTTGTATCTGATTATCAGTTACTTACATATTATTTTTATTTTTTTTCAATATTTCATGTCCACAAAAAACCGTTCATGCTCTCTTTCTTTATAAATAAAATCATTTAAAACTGATGATGGATTATAAAGATTTTCAGTTAGAGCATTTTCTTACCGACAGCTTTTTTATTAGTTGGGTAAAAAAACCTGATACAGCATCGGAGCATTTCTGGTTGAACTGGCTGCAAAATAATCCCGAAAAAGAAGAACTTATAACTGAAGCTCGCAAGATTATTCTTAAGTCAAGGTATAAGTATATGTATCAGCCAACAGAGCAAGATTATTTACAGGTGCTAGAAAAAATTCA contains:
- a CDS encoding DUF5597 domain-containing protein translates to MKLINHRNSLKSTLYLLVFASITILNYTVNAQSKKDKSFPKVVKENGKYTYYVDNKPYLILGGQLWNSSAWPDVLSKEWSQLKELNCNTLEAPVYWENIEPEPGKFNFNEVDSLILGARRNNLRVIILWFGSFKNGSMSYVPTWMKEDIEKYPRMENSGGEPIQVLSVLSEENLNADKNAFVALMKHIKEIDSKDKTVIMMQVENESGSLGTDRDYSAKANEVFEQSVPEKLVSGLGKESGNWDAVFGVEAAEAFNAYHIATYINAIAKAGKEVYPLPMYTNVWTRENHFERPGEYPSGGPTSNMIPVWKVAAPEMFTLALDVYHQNIESFKDRCKKYSREDNPLFIAEMGNGDVFARYQFYALADYNAMGVAPYGVDPFHLSPHDKRDKEHLDNKLQYIASNFSLFNKAMPQILKMQANGNLQCAVQEEGLREKLLHFKGYDLLFQFGFPTYKEHNDKTGRVLIGQVAEDEFVLIGFDAKFIFRPTYGSGFNKAEYVTIEDGYYDTEGNWHKVRNWNGDAAYHSTLPPDGRILKIKLQRLKTSKEMTIKPNFEK
- a CDS encoding sulfatase family protein — encoded protein: MKLYAILLSILFLAGCAQETAIREQNKKPNVVIIFADDLGYGDLSIYGHPTIKTPNLDKLATEGQKWTNFYASSSICTPSRTGLLTGRLPIRSGMCSNERGVLFPDSKGGIPEYEILISELLKEQGYKTACVGKWHLGHLPQYLPTSNGFDSYYGIPYSNDMDRIDGAGFNETGPHPEVKYFNVPLMKNEEIIERPANQHTIVSRYTDESIKFIKENKDEPFFLYLAHSLPHVPLFASEKFEGTSKRGLYGDVVEEIDWSVGKIISALKENGLDKNTLVVFTSDNGPWLHFNEAGGSAGLLREGKGTSYEGGMREPGIFWWPEKVKPSVITDMGSTLDLFPTICKITGMDVPMDRIYDGVDISQVLFEEKPTQRDEIFYYDNEELFAIRKGKWKIHYATRENAYSKEVKIVKHDPPLLYNLEVDPSEKYNLAADNAELIEKFSHIKDAHLSSVEPVEDQLVLR
- a CDS encoding RNA polymerase sigma factor; translation: MKAISDKENQRNKQVYLQINRALITKNDREIWAEFKQGKPEAFHYIYKTYFSILFNYGCQITQDKELIKDLIQDVFVELNEKKKRLGDVNNIKFYLFKSLKRKILALSKKKFLSKSPDFLNTIKSFAITIPHEEKIISTETEENRKNLLDEAYSKLSVRQREVLMYYFYEDMSYDEISELMDFSKNEHARKLVYRAVCKLKEEIERKKAILLISIPVLVLIILFFCI